A segment of the Candidatus Babeliales bacterium genome:
CAGCATTAAAAACTTTAATCTGGTCAAATTGTTCACCAAACGTTAAAAACGCAACGGGTATACCAAGCTCTTGAGCAATAGCAAACACAATACCACCTTTTCCGGTACCATCCATTTTGGTTAAAATAATACCGGTCACATCCGTACTCTCTTTAAAAAGCTTCGCTTGTTCAAATGAATTTTGCCCAAGCATTGCATCGATGGTTAAAAGCGTAGTGACACGCTCACCAGAAAGTTGTTTTTCAACAGCACGCTTTATTTTTGCAAGCTCATGCATCAAATTTACTTTTGTTTGCAATCTACCTGCAGTATCAATAATCAAAATATCGTACCGTTCGTTTTTAAATTTTTCACAACCTTGAAACACCAATGATGCCGGGTCTTGACCATCTTTACCACATAAAATATCAGCTTTAGATTTTAACGCCCATTGCACTAATTGTTCTGACGCAGCTGCACGGAATGTATCCGCTGCAACAAGTAGTACTTTTTTACCTTGTTGTGTATACATATGAGCAAGTTTGCCAATACTTGTTGTTTTCCCACTGCCATTGATACCAACAAATAAAAATACTTTTTGGTTTTTGTAATCTGGAGTTTCGTTACGCGTAAGAATATGTAAAAGGATAGAGTGCATAGACTCTTTAAGTTGTGTACCACTATTGAGCCCAGAATCAATCTGTTTTTTTAGCTCAGCGATGATTGATTTTGTTGTTCCAACACCAACATCGCTGGAGATAAGAAGAATTTCTAATTCTTTGAGCGCAGCATCATCAATTGTATTTTTGCTAAAAAATGAACCTAATTTTGACGTAACGGTACTAAATATTTTTTGTAGTTTATTTTTAATAAAACTAAACATAATGTCCTATCGTGCATAAAAAATGTATACACAATATAACAAAAACCTCAGATTTTATCTATGTAGTAAGTTGACTAATCATATCAACAACCCGTTGGACCCAGTACGTGTTATAATGAAGAAGTGTTCTTAGATATATTTTTTTATATTCTGTATATGTATAATCGATAGCTTCCGCTTTGAGCATCCACAAACCAAAAACTACTTCTGCCGGATAAAGGTGTAAAAGTATGTGCAATGTGCGTTGCACACGCTTGAGTGCCCTCACTTGTTCAACAGAAAGATCTGCTGCCATTACTGTCTTCAAAAAATTATATACATTTACAGCCAATGGTTTTCTCGTAAAAATAATTTCCGCTAATGATATATATGCTTCAACAGACAAAGCCTTTTCCTCGTTAGGAAGTCTTTGACCAGCAAGAAACACATCACCCATATCGATTCCATAGTAACGCATAGCAGCTTCGTCAAAAAAACAATTCTCACAATGCCTATCCCTGTTGTTCAAAAAAATATCAAGCGCCATGAGATCACATAAATCATCACTCAATACTAAACATTTCAGATGCTTTTCCGATATCAAACCACCTTTTAAAATAATATCATTCGGTGGCGACTCAAACCATTTGCACAATTCTTTTCCTGGTACTTCGGTGTGCAATGTCGC
Coding sequences within it:
- the ftsY gene encoding signal recognition particle-docking protein FtsY; translation: MFSFIKNKLQKIFSTVTSKLGSFFSKNTIDDAALKELEILLISSDVGVGTTKSIIAELKKQIDSGLNSGTQLKESMHSILLHILTRNETPDYKNQKVFLFVGINGSGKTTSIGKLAHMYTQQGKKVLLVAADTFRAAASEQLVQWALKSKADILCGKDGQDPASLVFQGCEKFKNERYDILIIDTAGRLQTKVNLMHELAKIKRAVEKQLSGERVTTLLTIDAMLGQNSFEQAKLFKESTDVTGIILTKMDGTGKGGIVFAIAQELGIPVAFLTFGEQFDQIKVFNADEYVTELLG